The following DNA comes from Gemmatimonadales bacterium.
AGATCTTCGTGCGCCAGGTGGGTGGCGGGCGCACCATTCCGCTCACCTCCGACTCGTCCCAGGGCTATCGCTGGCCTCGGTGGTCACCTGACGGCTCGCAGATCGCTTATCAGGGCAATGCCGGCATCGCGGTGGTGCCGGCGCTCGGCGGGCAACCACGGCTGGTGGTGCGCCTCGAGCCGCAGGCGGCCGAGTCGACCACAAGCGCGTTCACCCGGCTCGCTGGCTTTGCCTGGTCGCCGGACGGGCGGCGCATCGCCTACAGCACAGGCATCGGTCGTGACGTCACGGTGGTGCCCGTCGAGGGAGGTGCGGCTACGCACCTTACCGGCGTGCGCGACGTGCACTCCCTGACCTGGTCCCCCGATGGCACCAGGCTCGCGGGTGTAGCAGAAAATCCGACCTTCGTCTTTGGCAGTGTCTACTTCGGGAATGAGGCGGTCTCATCCATCTGGGTACTGCCCTTGAGCGGCAAGCCCGTTCGAGTGACCGCCGATCAGCATCTCAATGAAAGCCCGCAGTGGGCGCCGGATGGGCGGCACTTGTTCTGGGTCTCGGATCGGGGTGGCAGCCGAGACGTCTACCGCGTGCATCTCGATGCAGCGGGCGCGCCGGTTGGCGAGGCAGAGCGCCTCACCACCGGGGCCGACGCCCACACCATCAGCCTCTCCGCCAACGGGCGACGACTCGCGTACGCCCGCTTTCACGTCGTCTCGAACATCTGGTCCATACCAGTTCCGACCGCGAAGGCCGTGCCGATCACCGGCGCTCGGCCGGTGACGACGGGCGACCAGACGATCGAGGCCGTCGATGTCACCCGGGATGGACGGTGGCTGGTATTCAACTCGGACCGGAGCGGCAGCTGGCAGATTTACAAGATGCCGGCAGCGGGGGGAGAAGCGATCCAGCTGACGACCGATTCGGCCGGCGCGTTCAGCCCCGCCTGGTCGCCGGACGGGCACCAGATCGCCTTTCACTCCACGCGCGCCGGCAACCGGGATCTGTACACGATGGCGGCCGACGGCTCCGGGGTGGTCCAACGCACCAGCAGCCCGGCCCACGAGCTCGACCCGACCTGGTCGCGGTCCGGGCGTGACCTGCTCGGCGAGGTCATCCCGGCCGACGAGGGACTCGCGTCCGGCTCGACGTTCCTTTCCGCCTCGACGTTCACCCTCGTACCGTTGGATGGGGGCGCGATACGGACTATCCCCGTTCCCGGGGATTTCGCTCACTGGTCACCGACCGAGGACCTGATCGCGTTTCACAGCGCTGAGGGCCTGCGGGTCATGTCACCCGCGGGCACATCGCGCCTGCTGGTGCCGAATGCCCCGTCGGGCGAGGAAGCCTTCTACGCCGCGTGGTCGTCCGATGGCAAGACTGTTGACTACATCAGCAAGGGTCCAGAGGGCTCATCGATCCGGGCAGTGCCGGCGACGGGTGGCCCATCCCGGATCCTGGCCCGATTCGATGACCCCACTCGGCAGCCCACGCGGTATGGCTTCACGACCGACGGCCGGACGTTCTATTTCACCATGGGAGCCAACGAAAGCGATATCTGGGTAGCGCAGCTGGGAGTGCGGTAGCCCAGGGGCCTCAAGGAAAATGGCCGGCGAACCGCCCGCAAGTACGTTCATCACCTTCCCTCACACCTGGAGGCGCCCATGCGCCAGATGCACAGGCGAACCCACCTGCGGGCTTTCAAGCTGGCACTAGTCGCTCTGGCCGGAATGATCGTCGCGACGAACGCCGCGAACGCGCAGGTGGAGACGGGCCGGCCAACACTGTCGGCAAACCTCACGGCTACGCGGGCTGCGCTCGAGAAGTACCAGGACCCCATCGCCGCCGTTCGCGACGGATACTTCTCGACGCTTGGTTGCGTGGACTATCCAAAAGGCGGTGGAGGGCCGGGCCAGATGCCTTACAAGCCAGGTGGAATGGGGGTACACTTTCTCAAACCCGCGCTGATCGGCCCGACGCTGGACTCGCTCAAGCCACAGGTGCTGATCTACGAGCCGGTTGGCAATCGGCTGCGGCTTGTCGCAGCCGAGTGGTTCGTCCCGACCGCCATCTCGAAGGAAGCACCCATGATCTTCGGCACGAAGCTCGATGGCCCGATGGAAGGACACGCGCCCGTGCTGCCCGCCGAGCTACACCACTGGGACCTACATGTGTGGCTATGGAAGGATAACCCGAATGGCTTACTGCACTCGACGAATTCGACCGTAACGTGTCCCGAGGGCCCGTACACGTTTCATGAAAGCGCCACGAGGAGGGTTCAGCCTTAGGTCGCGCCGAGACGTGACATTGGGAGTGATTGAATTGTGCGCTGCCTAACACGCGAAGGAACCTGTCGCGGCGGAGCATCTACGGCTGGTGGAATACGGTGTTTGGCGGCCAATCTCAATCCTCAGGAGGCAGGCGATGAGGGCGGGGTCCAGCGCATGGATTTGAGTGTGGCGGTATTGCGAGCTTCTTCAACACGGACGAGACCAAACAGAAGTACAATCGGACCGAGCCGGTTCACGACCGGGAGCGCTTCCTCGATCAGTTCGTTCATGTGCTGGGCCACACCGGGAATTACGCCAGGGAAGAAGCCATCGCCGCGATCGACGCCGAGAAGCTCCTGCCTGATATGATGAGTTACAATCCCTCTCAACCAGCCTGGTATCCGAACGGTCGCGTTTTGACCGACCACGTCGTAGCCCATCGCCTGGCCTTCATCTCCAAGGGGGAGATTCCGCCCGACGGGCTTCACCCTCACACCGATCTGCTCCAGAGGTTCCCGTACCTCGGCACACCGCACCCAGGGTAACCTCCAAGCACCGGGACCGTCTCGGTTCGCTGATTTGTGCCTTGTCCGGCGCCGCAAGACCGATCAAGCCGTATACGGGGACGCTTCAACAGTGCTACCACCCAATTGTGCTGTCCCGTAGTCCCCTACAACTGCCGCTCCGCTAACTCGCGGAAGGCGTCGGGAACGGACCGGCGGCCGTCGAGCGCGACCGAGGCGTAGCCGACGGATTCCCACCCGAAACGGTCACGGATGGCGTCGATGGCGCGGTCCGCGAGGAAGTGCGCGATCCCTCTCCTAGCGCCCGGGCGTCGCGCCTCGTCCGCGAGGCCCAGCGGCAGATCGAGCTGCACAATCGGCTGCTCCTCGATATGCGATACCGAGATGGCCAGCAGAGAGATCGTGCGTTCTTCGGCATGGCTCCTGAGGACGGCTCGCACCAGGTCCTCGGCGATCTCCGCGAGGATTGCAGTCGCGGCGACGGGTTGCGGCAGCGTCACGGCGTGGGTAACCGATCGGAGGTCGCCGAAGCGCACCCGCACCGTCACGGTCCGCCCGCTCTTGCCCTTCGCCCGCAGGCGCGAGCCGACCCGGTCGGCGAGGTGGCGGAGCGCCGGGCGGATGATGGGGTCCTCGACGGTCCTTCGGCCGAGCGCCGATTGCGCTCCAACCGAGTGGGTGCGGACATGGGTCCGGATGGCGCGAGGATCGCGGTTCCAGGCCAGGGCGGCCAGCCTCTCGCCCGCGGCACGGCCGAGCAGCCCAGCGATCGCGCCTGGAGAGCTCCTCGCCAGGTCGCCGATGGTGGCGATGCCGCTTTCGGCGAGTCGCGCCCTGGTCGCCGGGCCGACGCCCCACATCATCTCCACCGGCAAATCATGGAGGAAGGCAAGCTCGGTCCCCGGGTCGACGACAACCAGCCCGTCCGGCTTGGCCACCTGCGAGGCGATCTTGGCGAGGTGTTTGGTGCTGGCAACGCCGACGGAGATGGGAAGGGCCAGTTCGTCGCGCACCCGTCGGCGGATCGCTGCGGCGATCTCGGCCGGTGTGCCGAAGAGGTGCGTGCAGCCTGCGACGTCGGCGAAGGCCTCGTCGATCGAGATCCGCTCGACCAGCGGCGTGAAGTCGCCCAGTACCCCGATCGCGGCGTCGCCGAGCCGTTGGTACTCCTTGAAGTGGCCGCCGACGAAGACCAGGTCGGGGCAAAGCGCTCGCGCCCGCCGACCCGGCATGCCGCCGTGGACGCCGAAGGCCTTCGCTTCATAAGACGCCGCGAGTACCACGCCGCCCCCTACCGCGATCGGCTTTCCCTTGAGGGACGGATCGAGCATCTGTTCGACCGAGGCGTAGAACGCGTCCAGGTCCGCATGAAGGATTGTGGCAGTGTCCATGGCGAGGCGTGTCCGCGGCGGACGTGTGGCGTGGTGGGTGATGATGAGTCTACAAAGAGAACATAAGAGGAACGGGACTGCCGGCTGTCAAGCGTCGGGCACACTATGATGGCCCAGCACGCTCACCGGCCTGACCATGTCGGGGGGGGGCACGCTTGTGAAAGGGGGAGACCGCGGGCAACCTACAGGGCCGGTGAGTGACCCCTGCCAGGAGGTGACCATGGCCACGCATGTCCGGAGCCTGACGCGCATCCCTGCATTCCTGACCATCCCGTTCGTGGCGGCAAATGCCTCCGCCGGCGAGGTGGGTCCTGACCGACTCTCCGTCGCTGCACAGCCGTGACGTAGGACAGCAATGCCTCGAGCTCCCACTCGCCGGCTCGGAGCTGACACGTTGGACGCCTCTGACGTCTGGGCCTATAACCGCGGCCGGCTGCAGCCTCAAGAAAAACAAGCGAGAACGGCGTTGTCAGGAGGTCGCCATGATCGGTCGAGTCGCGTCCTATTTCGCTCTCGCGCTGACGCTCACTCCCATCGTCAGTGCCCGGGCCCAGGAGGAGTCAGGTCGGATCATCGGTAGGGTACTGGCGGGGGAGGACCCCGCGCAGGGGGTTCGGATTGAAGTCCGAGGGCCGAGCCTTCCTGCCTTCCGGCACGCGGCTACCGATGCGCGTGGATCATTCAGGCTGCAGGGTCTGCCCATCGGGATCTACCAGGTGCGCCTCTCACTGGTGGGCTACCGGCCAGTCGCGGTGGACAGTGTCACGGTGCAACTGGGCCGCACCACCTCTCTCGGCGAATTGCGTCTCGAAACGAAGACGCTGGAGCTGGGCGAGATCGTGGTGGTGGCCGACCGGCCACTGGTGGACATGACCAGCGCCGCCACCGCTACCAATCTCACTTCCGAGCAGTTCGAGGACCTGCCCACCGACCGAAACTTCCGCTCTATCGTTAGCTTGGCCCCACAGGCCAACCTGAGCTTCCTGCCACAGGACGAGGTCAACATCGCCGGGAGCACGGGTCCGGAGAATGCGTACTTCCTCGATGGGGTCAATATCACCGATCCGTTCGTCGGATCTACTAGCACTGACCTACCCTACAACTTCGTCCGGGAACTCCAGGTCAAGGCAGGCGGATACGAGGCCGAGTATGGCCGAGCTACCGGCGGCATCATCGACGTGATCACGTATACCGGCGGCAACCACTTCGGCGGTCAGGTTTTCGGTTTCTTCACGGGAAACGACCTTTCGGCTTCACCACGCTTCGCTGTGCCGGAGGCGAAGGAGAGTCAGTTCTCCGAGTACGACTTTGGCGGCAGCATCGGTGGGCCCATTTTGCGCGACCGCCTGTGGTTCTTCGCGGCCTACAACCCGACTTTCCGGAGGCAGGCGGTCGAACTGCCGGGGATCGAGCTCCCCGACGAAACCAAGACCCGGCACCTCTTTGCGAGCAAACTGACCTGGCAAGCTGGCCGAGCCACCGACGTAAGCTTTACCATGCACGGAGACCCGGGAACCCGCCGCGATCTTGCGCTGGAGAGTGTGGCGAACGGCTTGGCCAACCCGGAGCCCATCATCTTCGACGGCAAGCAAGGCGGCGTCGTCCTCTCGGCCCTGATTCATCACCGCCTGGGCCGCAGCGTTGAGTTGGAGGCCGGGGCGGCTCAGGTCACACGCAACGACAACGGCGAGTCACCCACCGAGTTCGGCAGGACGGCACCCCGTTTCAACGATGGCGAGGCCGGCGTCCAGTCCGGCGGCCTCGGAGTCCTCTATCGTAATCATAGCGTGCGTCGCTCGGTTCGGGGCAAGTTGTCGGCTACTCTGGGATCGCATGAAGCCAAGCTGGGTATCGAGTTCGAGGACAACCGCTTCGACAATCTGCAGGACAGTTCCGGGGAGCCCGGATCGCCGGGCGGCTTCATCGATCGGTTCGACGACAGTACATACCAGTGGGTCCTCGTCTCCACTGACCTCACGGTTCACAATCGGATCCCGACCATATACGCGCAGGACTCCTGGCAGATCAGCCGCCGGCTCAGGCTCAATCTGGGTCTCCGGTGGGATGGGCAGTATTTCACTGATGCCACCGGTGAAGGAGCGCAGAATATCACCGACCAATGGCAGCCGCGAATCGGCGCCATCTATCAGCTCGGTGCCCTCGGGACTCACAAAGTGTTCGCCTCCTACGGACGCTTCTACGAGCAGATCCCGCTTAACCTCCCGTGGCTGTATTACAATGACGTGACCCAGTTTGTCGTATTGCAGTTCGACCACGACCCACGGCTGGATCCCTCAGGGGGAGACACCGCCCTCTCGATCTTCGGGCCTCAAGCCGAGCCCCGGCATGACCTGCAAGGCCAGCAGTACGACGAGCTCACGCTGGGCTACGAGGGGACCATCGGACGGCAGCTTCGCGGAGGCGTGCGGGGGGTATTCCGGCGGCTGCGCTGGGCAGTCGATGACGCCTTCAATCCAGACGATGGAGCTTATCACCTCGGGAACCCGGGGCGGGGAAACCTTGCCTTCACTCCGCAGGCAAGGCGGAGATATAGCGCGCTTGTATTGACGCTGGAGAAGCCGCGAGGCCACCGCTTCGACTTTCTGGTCTCCTACGTTCTGTCCCGGTCATGGGGTAACTACGAGGGCCTCTACGATTTCCAGCAGCAGGTTGCGTTTCCCAATACCTCCAGTTTGTTCGACTTCCCAGCGCAATACCCGAATAGCGCCGGTCTGCTGCCCAACGATCGGACACACGTGGTGAAGTTCTCTGCCGCCTACCGGTTCCCGGGAATCACCGTTGGGACCGCCATCTCCTGGGCGAGCGGCATGCCCCGAAACGAACTCGGTGCAACCCCGATCGGCGGTCCATTCTACGTGTTTCTCAGGGAGCGTGGATCAGCGGGGCGCACATCGTCCGTCTTCGACGCCAACCTGCGCGTGACCTATGCGCTGCACTCTTGGAGTCATGGTGGGATCAGGCCGAAGCTGCACCTAGATCTGTTTCACCTGGGCAACGCCCGGACGGTCGTTCGCCGGGATGATGTGCACTTCATCGGACTAGACGAGAATGGCGCTCAGGCGGTAGTGAATCCCGTGTACAATAGGCCCGAAGTGTTTCAGCCACCAATGAGTGCGCGCCTGGGAATCAGCCTGGACTTCGGCGAGCTGCCCTGAGGGGCGCAGACCCTTACATTTGAGTCTGTCATTTGCGCCTGTCACTTCGCCTTCCCGGTCCGACACGTCGCATCTAGCTGAGCTGCGGAAGCCCGCTGGCGGAAGATTCGAAGGGGTGCCACATTGGGACACTCCACTCAGTCGGCCGATGCTCCCACCCCAGCAGTTCGCTGACTCCCTGCGCGACCGCTACGCTTTCGAGCGCGAGCTCGGCCGCGGCGGCATGGCCACGGTCTACCTGGCCCGTGACATCCGCCACGATAGGGCTGTAGCGCTCAAGCTGCTCCATCCGGAGCTCGCGGCCACGATCGGCCCCAACCGGTTCCTGCAAGAGATCCGTCTCACCGCTCGCCTGCAACACCCCCACCTCGTCCCCGTGCTCGACTCCGGGGAGGCCACAGGACAGCTGTGGTACTCGATGCCGTATGTGGAAGGAGAATCGCTTCGCGAGCGGCTCCAGCGCGAGATCCAGATGCCCCTCGAGGCGGCGCTGCGGATCGGACGCGAGGTCGCCGATGCCCTGGAGTACGCCCACCAGCAGGGCGTGATCCATCGCGACATCAAGCCCGAGAACATCATGCTGTCAGGCGACCATGCCCTCGTGGCGGACTTTGGCGTAGCCCGGGTTATCGGTGAAATCGCCGGCGAGCGATTGACGGAGACCGGCATAGCGCTGGGCACTCCGGCCTATATGTCGCCCGAGCAGGCGACCGCAAGTGGCCGGTTGGATGGCCGGAGCGATGTCTACGCGCTCGGGTGCGTGATCTACGAGATGCTGGCTGGCGAACCACCCTTCACCGGACCCACACCGCAGGCTGTGATTGCCAAGCGGTTCGTCCAGCCGGTGCTGCCGCTGCGCCAGCTGCGTCCTACCGTTCCGGCGTGGGTCGACTCGGCCGTGGCCACGGCCCTGGCCTCGGTGCCCGCGGACCGCTTCCCTACGGCAGCCGATTTCGCCCAGGCGCTTGCCGGCCCCCCGGACGCGGCCGACGAAGTCACCGCGAGGCGTCACCCGTCCAGCCGCCGGCGCGCGATCTCCGCGCGGCGAGCGCTGTCGATCGCAGTCCTTGTAGCCGCGGGCCTGGCGGCAACGCTGTATCTGGCGCTGCGAAAACCGGGGACTTGGGCGCCGGGGACACTCCTCGCCGCGGGAACGCTCCGGGAGCGCGAACGCCTGCTCCTGGCCGACTTCGGGACCCGGCAGGTCGACACCAGCCTCGGCGGCGTCATGACGGAGATCTTTCGGATCGACCTCGTGCAATCGCCAACGGTCACTCTCATGCCCTCTGGACAAGTGGCGGAGGTGCTCCGCCGCATGCAGCGCCCGGCGACGGCGCGGTTGGATCCGGCTCTCGCGCGAGAAGTCGGCGTCCGAGAAGGCGTGAAGGCCGTGGTGACGGGAGAGATCGCGAGGGCAGGCTCCCAGTTCGTTCTGTCGGCCCAACTCATCTCGGCAGCCAGCGGGGAGGTACTCACCGCGCATCGCGAGACCGCGCCGGACTCGACCGCTCTGATCGCGGCGGTGGACCGGCTTTCGGGGGAGCTCAGGGCGAGGATTGGTGAATCGCTCACGTCGATCGGGCGCGAGCAGCCGCTCGAGCGGGTCACTACCACCTCACTGGCGGCGCTGCGACTGTACACCAGGGCGGTGCGCGCCGGCGACCACGAAGGCGAATGGCTCAAGGCGATCAGCCTGCTCGATGAAGCCGTTGCGGTCGATACGGGGTTTGCGATGGCCTATCGAACGCTCGGCTTGTACGCCCTGAACACTGGCCAGATGGACCGAGCGATGCGAGGATACTCCGCCGCGGTCGCGCGGAAGGACAGGCTGACCGACCGGGAGCGAAACTTCACCCTCGCTAATTACTACGCGGTCTTCAAATACGACCCTCGCAAGGCGATTAGTGCCTTCGAGGCGGTCCTCGGGAAATACCCCAACGAGCGGGAAGCGCTCAACGACCTGTCGCTGGTGTACCGAGGCCTGTACCAGTATCAACAAGCCGAACCTCTACTTGAGCGCGCGCTGGCCGTAGACTCGCTCTACGTGCCGGCGCATTCGAACCTGATGGCGCTCGAGCTTCAGCTCAAGAAACTGCCCGAGGCAACGGCCGCGTATACGCGGGCCATTCGACTGCTTCCCGATGTTCCATTCCTCTGGCTGCTCGGCATTCCGTTGGCGGGGCAAGTTGGCGACTACGCGCTGGCCGAGGCTCGGGGTGAGGAGTTCAAGAAACGGTTCGGAGCCGATCCTCGCTGGCGTGCATCGGCAGATCGGGAGCTTGCCAATGTGGCAGCGACACGCGGGAAACTCGCGGATGCGGAGCGATATCTTCATCAGACGATGGCCGGAGGTCCGGAAGCCTCCACTCTGGGCGAAAGGCTCGCCGACGCGATCTTTCTGGGCACCGTAATCGCCACAGTAGCCGACGATCCGGCGCGCGGCCTCCGGGAAGTGGAACGCGGGCTGGCTCGATTTCCTCTCGACTCTCTGGCGCAGGTGGAACGCCCTTACCTCACTCTGGCATACGTCTATCAGCTGGCTGGCAGAGCGGATCAGGCGCGCGCGCTCCTTCGAGAATATGAACGAGGAGCCAACGTCGATATGCTAAATCCCAAGGAGCTCGACCTGGCTTGGGGTCGCGTCTTCCTGCTCGAGCGGCGTCCGCAGGATGCCCTCCGCAGGTTGCGGGAAGCGACCCCCGATCCGCTCAGCTTTGGCGTGGCGGAGCTGGGACGGGCTCACGATCTAGCAGGACAGGCGGATTCGGCCATCACATACTACGAGCGCTATCTCGCGGCCACCGAATACCCCCGCGCGGCGACCGACGCGACCGAGCTCGCCCGGATCCACCGACGCTTGGGAGAACTCTATGAAGAGCGCGGTGAGAGGGACAAGGCCCGGGTTCACTACGCGAGTTTCGTCGCGTTATGGAAAGACTGCGACCCGGAGCTACGTCCCCGCGTGACAGAAGTACGTCGCCGGCTCGCGGCGCTCGGTGGGGAGCCTGGAGACGGGTGAGAATCTGATCGGGGCAGAGGCCAAGACGTTGGGCTCGAACCAGGACTCTCCCCTGATCCAGAGTGGGCACTGTAACTGCTCAATTCCGGCAACTTGCCGCCTTTCACGCGAGTTCGTGCCCCCCGCTGCCGGAGTTTGACGCC
Coding sequences within:
- a CDS encoding protein kinase; translated protein: MSDIQARLQGALAERYRIDRVLGAGGMATVYLAHDLKHERRVAVKVLRPELVYTLGPERFLREIATTANLHHPHILPLYDSGRVPDPSGTLLYYVMPFVDGESLRDRLKREKQLPVDEALRIAREVADALSYAHGHGVIHRDIKPENILLESGHALVADFGIARAADSAGADRLTDTGLALGTPAYMSPEQAAGGRDLDGRSDLYALGCVLYEMLAGQPPFSGSTMESVARQHITATPLPITQLRPAVPGMVVAALERALAKNPADRFNPVGQFAEALSAQQSLAPSATSKGSPRRMTIAGLVAIGILAAVLLTRRVGHADSALTIGQTVQVTRDPGLEVDPALSPDGALVAYAAGPPSRMQIFVRQVGGGRTIPLTSDSSQGYRWPRWSPDGSQIAYQGNAGIAVVPALGGQPRLVVRLEPQAAESTTSAFTRLAGFAWSPDGRRIAYSTGIGRDVTVVPVEGGAATHLTGVRDVHSLTWSPDGTRLAGVAENPTFVFGSVYFGNEAVSSIWVLPLSGKPVRVTADQHLNESPQWAPDGRHLFWVSDRGGSRDVYRVHLDAAGAPVGEAERLTTGADAHTISLSANGRRLAYARFHVVSNIWSIPVPTAKAVPITGARPVTTGDQTIEAVDVTRDGRWLVFNSDRSGSWQIYKMPAAGGEAIQLTTDSAGAFSPAWSPDGHQIAFHSTRAGNRDLYTMAADGSGVVQRTSSPAHELDPTWSRSGRDLLGEVIPADEGLASGSTFLSASTFTLVPLDGGAIRTIPVPGDFAHWSPTEDLIAFHSAEGLRVMSPAGTSRLLVPNAPSGEEAFYAAWSSDGKTVDYISKGPEGSSIRAVPATGGPSRILARFDDPTRQPTRYGFTTDGRTFYFTMGANESDIWVAQLGVR
- the dinB gene encoding DNA polymerase IV; protein product: MDTATILHADLDAFYASVEQMLDPSLKGKPIAVGGGVVLAASYEAKAFGVHGGMPGRRARALCPDLVFVGGHFKEYQRLGDAAIGVLGDFTPLVERISIDEAFADVAGCTHLFGTPAEIAAAIRRRVRDELALPISVGVASTKHLAKIASQVAKPDGLVVVDPGTELAFLHDLPVEMMWGVGPATRARLAESGIATIGDLARSSPGAIAGLLGRAAGERLAALAWNRDPRAIRTHVRTHSVGAQSALGRRTVEDPIIRPALRHLADRVGSRLRAKGKSGRTVTVRVRFGDLRSVTHAVTLPQPVAATAILAEIAEDLVRAVLRSHAEERTISLLAISVSHIEEQPIVQLDLPLGLADEARRPGARRGIAHFLADRAIDAIRDRFGWESVGYASVALDGRRSVPDAFRELAERQL
- a CDS encoding carboxypeptidase regulatory-like domain-containing protein: MIGRVASYFALALTLTPIVSARAQEESGRIIGRVLAGEDPAQGVRIEVRGPSLPAFRHAATDARGSFRLQGLPIGIYQVRLSLVGYRPVAVDSVTVQLGRTTSLGELRLETKTLELGEIVVVADRPLVDMTSAATATNLTSEQFEDLPTDRNFRSIVSLAPQANLSFLPQDEVNIAGSTGPENAYFLDGVNITDPFVGSTSTDLPYNFVRELQVKAGGYEAEYGRATGGIIDVITYTGGNHFGGQVFGFFTGNDLSASPRFAVPEAKESQFSEYDFGGSIGGPILRDRLWFFAAYNPTFRRQAVELPGIELPDETKTRHLFASKLTWQAGRATDVSFTMHGDPGTRRDLALESVANGLANPEPIIFDGKQGGVVLSALIHHRLGRSVELEAGAAQVTRNDNGESPTEFGRTAPRFNDGEAGVQSGGLGVLYRNHSVRRSVRGKLSATLGSHEAKLGIEFEDNRFDNLQDSSGEPGSPGGFIDRFDDSTYQWVLVSTDLTVHNRIPTIYAQDSWQISRRLRLNLGLRWDGQYFTDATGEGAQNITDQWQPRIGAIYQLGALGTHKVFASYGRFYEQIPLNLPWLYYNDVTQFVVLQFDHDPRLDPSGGDTALSIFGPQAEPRHDLQGQQYDELTLGYEGTIGRQLRGGVRGVFRRLRWAVDDAFNPDDGAYHLGNPGRGNLAFTPQARRRYSALVLTLEKPRGHRFDFLVSYVLSRSWGNYEGLYDFQQQVAFPNTSSLFDFPAQYPNSAGLLPNDRTHVVKFSAAYRFPGITVGTAISWASGMPRNELGATPIGGPFYVFLRERGSAGRTSSVFDANLRVTYALHSWSHGGIRPKLHLDLFHLGNARTVVRRDDVHFIGLDENGAQAVVNPVYNRPEVFQPPMSARLGISLDFGELP
- a CDS encoding protein kinase → MLPPQQFADSLRDRYAFERELGRGGMATVYLARDIRHDRAVALKLLHPELAATIGPNRFLQEIRLTARLQHPHLVPVLDSGEATGQLWYSMPYVEGESLRERLQREIQMPLEAALRIGREVADALEYAHQQGVIHRDIKPENIMLSGDHALVADFGVARVIGEIAGERLTETGIALGTPAYMSPEQATASGRLDGRSDVYALGCVIYEMLAGEPPFTGPTPQAVIAKRFVQPVLPLRQLRPTVPAWVDSAVATALASVPADRFPTAADFAQALAGPPDAADEVTARRHPSSRRRAISARRALSIAVLVAAGLAATLYLALRKPGTWAPGTLLAAGTLRERERLLLADFGTRQVDTSLGGVMTEIFRIDLVQSPTVTLMPSGQVAEVLRRMQRPATARLDPALAREVGVREGVKAVVTGEIARAGSQFVLSAQLISAASGEVLTAHRETAPDSTALIAAVDRLSGELRARIGESLTSIGREQPLERVTTTSLAALRLYTRAVRAGDHEGEWLKAISLLDEAVAVDTGFAMAYRTLGLYALNTGQMDRAMRGYSAAVARKDRLTDRERNFTLANYYAVFKYDPRKAISAFEAVLGKYPNEREALNDLSLVYRGLYQYQQAEPLLERALAVDSLYVPAHSNLMALELQLKKLPEATAAYTRAIRLLPDVPFLWLLGIPLAGQVGDYALAEARGEEFKKRFGADPRWRASADRELANVAATRGKLADAERYLHQTMAGGPEASTLGERLADAIFLGTVIATVADDPARGLREVERGLARFPLDSLAQVERPYLTLAYVYQLAGRADQARALLREYERGANVDMLNPKELDLAWGRVFLLERRPQDALRRLREATPDPLSFGVAELGRAHDLAGQADSAITYYERYLAATEYPRAATDATELARIHRRLGELYEERGERDKARVHYASFVALWKDCDPELRPRVTEVRRRLAALGGEPGDG